In one window of Posidoniimonas corsicana DNA:
- a CDS encoding four helix bundle protein, translating into MRLSLEVYRSTATFPDDERFGLTSQIRRAAVSVPSNIAEGDARNIPSEMIRFSGIALGSLAEIETQLYIARELNTST; encoded by the coding sequence GTGAGACTCTCGCTAGAGGTCTATCGGTCGACTGCCACATTCCCGGACGACGAACGGTTCGGGCTCACCTCTCAGATTCGCAGAGCCGCCGTGTCAGTACCCTCCAACATTGCGGAGGGCGATGCCCGAAACATTCCGAGCGAGATGATACGATTCTCTGGAATCGCGTTGGGGTCACTCGCGGAGATCGAAACACAACTGTACATCGCTAGAGAATTGAATACCTCGACTTGA
- a CDS encoding ExbD/TolR family protein: MRFKQRKQLDASEGDLTPMIDMTFQLIAFFMVLINFTEVEQDQRITLPASELAQPPDVPYDEPLTVQITKDETILFARDELEPDALLPALRREASIIRAYDKQLSDVTIIIRADETVRTGVVQDAISACQEAEFETFALRGKTSSEDTLILRE, encoded by the coding sequence ATGCGATTCAAACAACGCAAGCAGCTCGACGCATCCGAGGGCGACCTGACGCCCATGATCGACATGACGTTCCAGCTGATCGCGTTCTTCATGGTGCTGATCAACTTTACCGAGGTCGAGCAGGACCAGCGGATCACGCTGCCCGCGAGCGAGCTGGCCCAGCCGCCCGACGTGCCGTACGACGAGCCGCTGACCGTGCAGATCACCAAAGACGAGACCATCCTCTTCGCCCGCGACGAGCTGGAGCCCGACGCGCTGCTGCCCGCGCTGCGGCGCGAGGCTTCGATCATCCGCGCGTACGACAAGCAGCTTTCGGACGTGACCATCATCATCCGAGCCGACGAGACCGTCCGCACCGGCGTGGTGCAGGACGCGATCAGCGCCTGCCAGGAAGCCGAATTCGAGACCTTCGCCCTCCGCGGCAAGACCAGCAGCGAAGACACCCTGATCCTGCGGGAGTAA
- a CDS encoding ExbD/TolR family protein codes for MKIRHADHRDKIELQMTPMIDIVFLLLVFFIMTFKIVLPEGDFNIRMPLPSEDTQPQPLETPTLRLRLASNDDGSLQSVSLGEKSFGNGPDAFAQLHQYLRSLIQDDGGPGAGDEPEVEIDADYNLRYDYTIHAITAISGYHENNDTHTLVEKIRFTPPKKP; via the coding sequence ATGAAGATCCGTCACGCGGACCACCGCGACAAGATCGAGCTGCAGATGACGCCGATGATCGACATCGTGTTCCTGCTGCTCGTGTTCTTCATCATGACGTTCAAGATTGTGCTGCCCGAGGGCGACTTCAACATCCGCATGCCGCTGCCCAGCGAGGACACGCAGCCGCAGCCGCTCGAGACCCCCACTCTCCGGCTGCGTCTCGCTTCCAACGACGACGGCAGCCTGCAGTCGGTCAGCCTGGGCGAGAAGTCGTTCGGCAACGGCCCCGACGCGTTCGCCCAGCTCCACCAGTACCTGCGGTCGCTCATCCAGGACGACGGCGGCCCCGGCGCCGGCGACGAGCCGGAGGTCGAGATCGACGCCGACTACAACCTCCGCTACGACTACACCATCCACGCCATCACCGCGATCTCCGGCTACCACGAGAACAACGACACCCACACCCTGGTCGAGAAGATCCGCTTCACGCCTCCCAAGAAGCCGTAG
- a CDS encoding DUF1801 domain-containing protein produces the protein MPETDPKVDEFFASLEQWRDELAALRRIALRCGLTEAYKWRQPCYTYQDSNVAILGAFKSSCTLSFFKGALLKDPQGILTKPGENTRAARVARFTSVSQIETLTPLLESYLRDAIRLEQEGARVDRSEGVDPEAPAELDARPREDPALKAAFEALTPGRQRAYLMHFAAAKQSSTRTARIDKCAPRILDGKGLNDCTCGHTQKPPGCDGSHKHYR, from the coding sequence ATGCCCGAAACCGACCCCAAAGTCGACGAGTTCTTCGCGTCGCTCGAGCAGTGGCGCGACGAGCTCGCCGCCCTGCGGCGGATCGCCCTGCGGTGCGGCCTGACCGAGGCCTACAAGTGGCGGCAGCCCTGCTACACTTACCAGGACAGCAACGTCGCGATCCTGGGCGCCTTCAAGTCCAGCTGCACGCTGAGCTTCTTTAAGGGCGCGCTCCTGAAAGACCCTCAGGGCATCCTCACCAAGCCGGGCGAGAACACCCGGGCGGCCCGCGTCGCCCGCTTCACCAGCGTCAGCCAGATTGAGACCCTGACGCCCCTACTCGAGTCCTACCTGCGCGACGCGATTCGGCTCGAGCAGGAGGGCGCCCGGGTGGACCGGAGCGAGGGCGTCGATCCCGAAGCGCCGGCCGAGCTTGACGCCAGGCCGCGTGAGGACCCAGCCCTCAAGGCGGCGTTCGAGGCGCTCACGCCGGGCCGCCAGCGGGCGTACCTGATGCACTTCGCGGCCGCCAAGCAATCCAGCACACGAACGGCGCGGATCGACAAGTGCGCGCCGCGGATCCTCGACGGCAAGGGCCTCAACGACTGCACGTGTGGGCACACCCAGAAGCCGCCCGGGTGCGACGGGTCTCACAAGCACTACCGTTAG